Proteins encoded in a region of the Zea mays cultivar B73 chromosome 4, Zm-B73-REFERENCE-NAM-5.0, whole genome shotgun sequence genome:
- the LOC100281010 gene encoding tubulin alpha-6 chain, whose amino-acid sequence MAMTVIRLAAIRPPSASSSAASPSLWPPARLRLRVRCRAGGDGGMKKEEGEAEAPESLFARELRRRGMAPGAAAPAGASKEAEEGAPEAGAKRGVAATEFERGAAADGQRERSMALNSEGLEGLVPRAKLLLSLGSTFFLAFGPLILVTVSLFAVLYVYFGPSFVHDASKTPVSPPPYIDPYELLEDERLSRPSPDVF is encoded by the exons ATGGCCATGACCGTGATCCGCCTCGCCGCCATCCGCCCGCCGTCGGCCTCTTCCTCCGCCGCGTCCCCGTCGCTGTGGCCGCCCGCGCGGCTGCGCCTCCGCGTGAGGTGCCGCGCCGGCGGGGACGgagggatgaagaaggaggagggGGAGGCCGAGGCGCCCGAGTCGCTCTTCGCCAGGGAGCTCCGGCGGCGTGGGATGGCGCCGGGGGCCGCCGCGCCCGCGGGCGCTAGCAAGGAGGCCGAGGAGGGGGCGCCGGAGGCCGGGGCCAAGCGCGGGGTGGCGGCCACCGAGTTCGAGCGCGGCGCCGCGGCGGACGGCCAGCGGGAGCGCTCCATGGCGCTCAACAGCGAGGGCCTCGAG GGTCTTGTTCCTCGGGCGAAGTTACTGCTATCACTTGGCAGCACCTTCTTTCTGGCGTTTGGGCCCCTGATTCTTGTCACCGTCTCCCTTTTCGCTGTTTTATACGTG TACTTTGGACCGAGTTTTGTACACGATGCAAGCAAGACGCCGGTGTCGCCGCCACCGTACATTGATCCATACGAGCTACTGGAGGACGAGAGGCTCAGCCGGCCCTCCCCAGATGTGTTCTGA